In Hippoglossus stenolepis isolate QCI-W04-F060 chromosome 5, HSTE1.2, whole genome shotgun sequence, one genomic interval encodes:
- the grm3 gene encoding metabotropic glutamate receptor 3 — translation MVARIPALVLVMMCRGVLLSVGDPPPLRREIRIEGDLVLGGLFPVHEKGGGMEECGRVNEDRGIQRLEAMLFAIDRINTDNFLLPGISLGVHILDTCSRDTYALEQALEFVRASLTKVDDTEFICPDGSYALQDDSPLAIAGVIGGSFSSVSIQVANLLRLFQIPQISYASTSAKLSDKSRYDYFARTVPPDFYQAKAMAEILRFFNWTYVSTVASEGDYGETGIEAFEQEARMRNICIATSEKVGRSNAKKSYEAVIRQLLQKPNARVAVLFLRSDDARELLAAAARLNTSFIWVASDGWGAQESIVKGNEVTAEGAITLELSANPVPEFNRYFLSLDPVKNHRNPWYREYWEQRFQCSLGGGGAGVGGDVGLGETHLLPPCDKDLTMDKNNFEPESKIMFVVNAVYAMALALHNMQRSLCFNTTKLCDSMKALDGRRLYREFILNVSFAAPFSPPGSETAVKFDSQGDGLGRYNIFSYQRSGERYSYMPVGEWAETLTLSGDLIHWPREVVPTSQCSDPCERNEMKKMQAGEYCCWICTACEPHEYLADEFTCSPCAPGQWPTDDLTSCYDLPEDYIMWEDAWAIGPITIACVGFMCTGMVFWVFVRHNNTPLVKASGRELCYILLSGVFLSYAMTFLFLAKPSPAICALRRLGLGTSFAVCYSALLTKTNRIARIFSGVKDGAGAVRPRFISPSSQVFICLSLISVQLVMVSVWLLLEVPGTRRFTLPERRQTVILKCNVRDSSMLLSLGYDVLLVILCTVYAFKTRKCPENFNEAKFIGFTMYTTCIIWLAFLPIFYVTSSDYRVQTTTMCISVSLSGFVVLGCMFAPKVHIIMFQPQKNVTSHRLNLNRFSVSGAATTYASHASVSAHFVPTVCNGREIVDSTTSSL, via the exons ATGGTGGCCCGCATTCCCGCTCTGGTCTTGGTCATGATGTGTCGGGGCGTGCTGCTCTCCGTCGGAGACCCGCCTCCTCTCCGCCGAGAGATCCGCATCGAGGGCGACCTGGTGCTCGGCGGCTTGTTCCCCGTGCACGAAAAAGGTGGCGGTATGGAGGAGTGTGGCCGCGTGAATGAGGACAGAGGGATTCAGAGATTGGAGGCCATGCTGTTCGCCATCGACAGAATCAATACGGACAACTTTTTGCTGCCTGGCATCTCCCTCGGTGTCCACATCCTGGACACTTGCTCCAGAGACACCTATGCACTGGAGCAG GCTCTGGAGTTTGTACGAGCCTCCCTCACCAAGGTGGATGACACCGAGTTCATCTGTCCCGACGGATCGTACGCTCTGCAGGACGACAGCCCACTCGCGATTGCCGGCGTCATAGGAGGATCCTTCAGCAGCGTCTCCatacag GTTGCCAATCTTCTCAGGCTCTTCCAGATCCCGCAGATAAGCTACGCGTCGACGAGCGCCAAACTCAGCGATAAAAGCCGCTATGATTACTTCGCCCGCACCGTGCCCCCTGACTTCTATCAGGCCAAGGCCATGGCTGAGATCCTGCGGTTCTTCAACTGGACATACGTGTCCACCGTGGCGTCGGAGGGTGATTACGGAGAAACCGGTATAGAGGCCTTCGAGCAAGAGGCCCGCATGAGGAATATCTGTATCGCCACTTCGGAGAAG GTGGGGCGTTCAAACGCTAAGAAGTCCTATGAAGCTGTGATCCGTCAGCTCCTCCAGAAGCCCAATGCCCGAGTGGCCGTTCTCTTCCTGCGCAGCGACGATGCCAGAGAGCTGCTGGCAGCTGCTGCCAGGCTGAACACCTCCTTCATCTGGGTGGCCAGCGATGGCTGGGGTGCGCAGGAAAGCATTGTCAAGGGAAACGAGGTCACCGCCGAAGGAGCCATCACACTTGAGCTGTCAGCCAATCCCGTGCCAGAATTCAACCGCTACTTCCTCAGCTTGGACCCGGTCAAGAACCACCGTAATCCCTGGTACAGGGAATACTGGGAGCAGCGGTTCCAGTGCTCTTTAGGTGGCGGAGGAGCAGGAGTAGGTGGAGATGTTGGACTCGGGGAGACGCATCTTCTCCCCCCGTGTGACAAGGATTTGACCATGGACAAGAATAACTTTGAACCCGAGTCAAAGATCATGTTTGTGGTGAACGCGGTGTACGCTATGGCTCTTGCCCTTCACAACATGCAGAGGAGTCTGTGCTTCAACACCACCAAGCTGTGCGACAGCATGAAGGCCTTGGACGGGCGAAGACTCTACAGGGAATTCATCCTTAACGTCAGCTTCGCAG CCCCTTTCTCTCCGCCGGGCAGCGAGACAGCGGTGAAGTTTGATTCCCAGGGGGACGGCTTGGGCCGATACAACATCTTCAGCTACCAGCGCTCCGGCGAGCGTTATAGTTACATGCCAGTGGGCGAATGGGcagagactctgacactgaGCGGTGATCTAATCCACTGGCCGAGAGAAGTGGTGCCCACCTCGCAGTGCAGCGACCCCTGCGAACGTAATGAGATGAAGAAAATGCAGGCAG GTGAGTACTGCTGCTGGATCTGCACGGCCTGTGAGCCTCATGAATACCTGGCTGATGAGTTCACCTGCTCGCCCTGCGCTCCCGGCCAGTGGCCCACTGACGATCTGACGTCCTGTTACGACCTTCCTGAGGACTACATAATGTGGGAAGATGCCTGGGCCATTGGTCCAATTACTATTGCTTGTGTAGG GTTCATGTGCACCGGCATGGTGTTCTGGGTGTTTGTCCGGCACAACAACACGCCACTGGTGAAAGCCTCAGGCAGGGAGCTGTGTTACATCCTCCTCTCGGGAGTCTTCTTGTCGTACGCCATGACTTTCCTCTTCTTAGCCAAACCATCTCCCGCCATCTGTGCCCTGCGTCGCCTCGGCCTGGGCACATCGTTTGCTGTCTGCTACTCAGCCCTCCTCACCAAAACCAACAGGATTGCCAGGATTTTCAGTGGTGTCAAAGACGGAGCGGGCGCAGTGAGGCCACGCTTCATCAGCCCGTCGTCTCAG GTGTTCATCTGTCTGAGTCTCATCTCCGTCCAGTTGGTGATGGTGTCAGTGTGGTTGCTGCTGGAGGTTCCCGGGACACGGCGCTTCACTTTGCCCGAGCGGCGGCAAACTGTCATCCTCAAGTGTAATGTTCGTGACTCCAGTATGCTGCTGTCACTGGGATATGACGTGCTCCTGGTCATCCTGTGTACTGT gtatgCCTTCAAGACCAGGAAGTGCCCAGAGAACTTCAATGAGGCCAAGTTTATTGGGTTCACCATGTACACCACCTGTATCATTTGGCTGGCCTTTCTTCCCATCTTTTATGTTACATCAAGCGACTACAGG GTCCAGACCACCACGATGTGTATCTCCGTCAGCCTGAGTGGCTTTGTGGTCCTGGGCTGTATGTTTGCACCGAAGGTCCATATCATCATGTTCCAGCCCCAGAAGAATGTGACCAGCCACAGGCTTAACCTCAATCGCTTCAGTGTCAGCGGTGCTGCCACCACGTACGCATCTCACG CTTCTGTCAGTGCCCACTTCGTCCCAACCGTGTGCAACGGGAGAGAAATCGTCGACTCCACCACTTCCTCCCTGTGA